Proteins co-encoded in one Papaver somniferum cultivar HN1 chromosome 5, ASM357369v1, whole genome shotgun sequence genomic window:
- the LOC113282792 gene encoding nucleotide-sugar uncharacterized transporter 3-like gives MAFSSSSNSSKNLLPVVSDGTTSKGGVDESLFKGSAMTKRGAYAAISYMGCAVLLVMFNKAALSSYGFPFANVITLFQMICSCSFLYAMRRWKIISFTVGEPLSENTGSLVPYKTLVHTLPLALSYLLYMLVTMESVRGVNVPMYTTLRRTTVVFTMVVEYFLTAQKYSSSVMSSVALIVLGAFIAGARDLSFDSYGYAVVLLSNVTTAIYLATIARIGKSSGLNSFGLMWCNGIICLPILLFWTTFRGDLTATFNFPYLYSPGFQAVMLLSCIMAFFLNYCIFLNTTLNSATTQTICGNMKDLFTIGLGWILFGGLPFDFFNVLGQFLGFLGSGLYAYCKLKGK, from the exons AtggctttttcttcttcttcgaattcaTCGAAGAATCTACTCCCAGTAGTTTCTGATGGTACTACATCAAAGGGGGGAGTTGATGAGAGTCTTTTCAAAGGTTCCGCCATGACTAAACGTGGAGCTTATGCTGCGATCTCTTACATGGGTTGTGCAG TGCTCTTGGTCATGTTTAACAAAGCTGCTCTCTCTTCTTATGGTTTTCCGTTTGCAAATGTTATCACTCTCTTTCAG ATGATATGCTCATGTTCATTCCTTTATGCGATGAGGCGTTGGAAGATTATTTCATTCACAGTTGGTGAACCTTTATCAGAAAACACTGGGAGTCTAGTGCCATATAAGACGCTGGTTCATACACTGCCTCTTGCACTTTCGTATCTTCTCTACATG CTGGTCACAATGGAATCCGTGCGTGGAGTAAATGTTCCAATGTACACCACCCTTAGGCGGACGACTGTGGTATTTACGATGGTTGTGGAGTATTTTCTGACCGCGCAGAAATATTCCTCCTCTGTTATGTCCAG TGTGGCGTTGATCGTACTTGGCGCATTTATTGCTGGAGCTAGGGACTTGTCATTTGACTCCTATGGTTATGCTGTTGTTCTCTTATCCAATGTTACGACGGCAATATATCTTGCAACTATTGCTCGTATTG GAAAATCAAGCGGCTTAAATAGTTTCGGTCTAATGTGGTGCAATG GAATAATATGTCTACCAATTTTGCTCTTCTGGACAACTTTCCGGGGCGATTTGACAGCAACATTTAATTTTCCTTATCTTTATTCCCCTGGCTTTCAG gCTGTGATGCTTCTTTCCTGCATTATGGCGTTCTTCTTAAACTACTGTATATTTTTGAACACAACTCTCAACTCAGCAACCACACAGACTATATGTGGGAATATGAAG GATCTCTTTACCATCGGACTTGGATGGATCTTATTCGGTGGCCTTCCGTTTGATTTT TTCAACGTTCTTGGGCAATTTCTTGGTTTCCTCGGCTCTGGATTGTATGCCTACTGTAAGCTTAAAGGGAAGTAG